From the genome of Oscillospiraceae bacterium, one region includes:
- a CDS encoding amidohydrolase, whose amino-acid sequence MQKIIDTHAHVFPDKIAHKAVFGICDFYDFPREEGQAGTYEDLKKSSCEIGVDYHVVCSTATTKEQVEAINTWISTLPCETTIALGTIHPDYENIYDEIERIISLGLKGIKLHPDFQKFYVDDKKVFKIYEAAEGRLPILMHSGDYRYDFSSPKRISNILKEFPKLDVIAAHLGGYSRWEDVKKFLLGKRVWFDTSSSLWFMKNKEAIEIIRAHGTDKIMYGTDYPIRHPKRELDKFNELDLTQKEREDIFFNTASKLYKF is encoded by the coding sequence ATGCAAAAAATAATAGATACTCACGCTCACGTATTTCCTGATAAAATAGCCCATAAGGCTGTTTTTGGCATATGTGATTTTTATGATTTTCCCAGAGAAGAGGGTCAGGCAGGAACCTATGAAGATTTGAAGAAAAGCTCCTGCGAAATAGGCGTAGATTACCATGTTGTTTGCTCTACTGCTACCACAAAAGAACAGGTTGAAGCTATCAACACCTGGATTTCCACTCTCCCCTGCGAAACAACTATTGCATTAGGCACTATTCATCCCGACTATGAAAATATATATGATGAAATTGAGCGTATTATTTCTTTGGGTTTAAAAGGAATCAAGCTTCATCCTGATTTCCAAAAGTTTTATGTTGACGATAAAAAGGTTTTTAAAATATATGAAGCTGCCGAAGGCCGTCTGCCGATACTTATGCACTCCGGCGATTACAGATACGATTTTTCCTCTCCCAAAAGAATTTCAAACATTCTCAAAGAATTTCCCAAGCTTGATGTAATTGCCGCTCATTTAGGCGGATATTCACGTTGGGAAGATGTTAAAAAATTTCTTTTAGGTAAGCGAGTATGGTTTGATACCTCAAGCTCTTTATGGTTTATGAAAAATAAGGAAGCTATTGAAATAATAAGAGCACACGGAACAGATAAAATTATGTACGGCACCGATTATCCTATAAGACATCCAAAACGTGAGCTTGATAAATTCAACGAGCTTGACCTTACTCAAAAAGAAAGAGAAGATATTTTCTTCAATACAGCAAGTAAGCTCTATAAATTTTAA